A genomic region of Candidatus Sysuiplasma acidicola contains the following coding sequences:
- a CDS encoding GNAT family N-acetyltransferase, which translates to MESNDFDFAIALTEKEKWYLTAYDLELYVTGDHGTGLIAVVDGVPVGLATAAIYDRSAWIGNVIIDHSSRNKGLGRMLVEAHMQKLSASGINSFLLYAYDRSKSLYERMGFNFDAVLWEVAIRGMHASDSTEVMHGYDAAIEQVDLRYFPCSRGHILRRSSKRNHSDVITHRDEDGNVDGYLFTSYVDTEYGSEVAPFVCRRSDVAAMISAATDGVGIIHLYVPEQNIDAIEHIGASFQRVRRIHRGYLGSSSCLPYLGPEILSAGFLESG; encoded by the coding sequence TTGGAAAGCAATGACTTTGATTTCGCGATTGCTCTGACTGAGAAGGAAAAGTGGTATCTGACTGCGTATGACCTTGAACTTTATGTAACTGGGGACCATGGAACTGGCCTGATTGCTGTGGTGGATGGTGTTCCCGTCGGTCTGGCAACGGCAGCCATCTACGATAGGTCTGCATGGATAGGCAATGTGATTATAGATCATTCGTCAAGGAACAAGGGTCTGGGTAGAATGCTCGTCGAGGCACACATGCAGAAACTGAGCGCGTCAGGCATTAACTCATTCCTTCTTTATGCATATGACCGAAGCAAGTCGTTGTATGAGCGAATGGGCTTCAATTTTGATGCCGTTTTATGGGAAGTCGCGATTAGGGGAATGCACGCCAGTGACAGCACCGAGGTTATGCACGGCTACGACGCAGCTATTGAGCAGGTTGACTTGCGATACTTTCCATGCTCTAGGGGGCATATTCTCAGACGCTCGTCCAAAAGGAACCATTCGGATGTTATCACACACAGAGACGAAGACGGCAATGTGGACGGTTATCTCTTCACATCCTATGTGGATACCGAATACGGGAGTGAAGTTGCCCCTTTTGTGTGCAGGAGGTCAGACGTGGCGGCCATGATAAGTGCCGCCACTGATGGCGTTGGCATTATCCACCTCTATGTCCCGGAACAGAATATTGATGCAATAGAACACATTGGTGCTTCATTCCAGCGTGTCAGGCGCATCCACAGGGGCTATTTAGGATCTTCCAGCTGCCTGCCGTACCTTGGCCCAGAAATACTGTCGGCAGGTTTTCTCGAATCGGGATGA
- a CDS encoding TrbC/VirB2 family protein — protein sequence MYNTKQKHKTAVWRRILIVCLIFVPLISQAGIAAAATSPQQELVGTLTNVRNLLIALGTVVAAIGYVITAYMWMLSNGNPEQRYKARKYFMDVTFGIFLLFASTYLVQLAQSLVA from the coding sequence GTGTACAACACGAAACAAAAACACAAGACTGCCGTGTGGAGGAGAATACTGATTGTGTGCCTCATATTTGTACCGCTGATATCGCAAGCCGGAATCGCAGCCGCGGCCACATCGCCCCAACAGGAGCTTGTCGGAACGCTTACGAATGTGAGAAATCTTCTTATCGCGTTGGGAACAGTTGTTGCAGCCATTGGTTATGTTATCACTGCTTATATGTGGATGCTTAGCAACGGCAATCCCGAGCAACGATATAAGGCTAGAAAGTACTTCATGGATGTAACATTCGGCATATTCCTGCTGTTTGCCTCGACCTACCTTGTCCAACTTGCCCAATCACTGGTGGCATGA